One genomic window of Cupriavidus malaysiensis includes the following:
- the pcnB gene encoding polynucleotide adenylyltransferase PcnB: MIKKLITRLLGKPAPKQRRQGRAHAPRVIAVEEHGIDPALISRNAVKVTSTLQQAGYQAFIVGGAVRDLLLGIKPKDFDVATNATPEQVQALFRRSRIIGRRFQIVHVTFYGGREQEIIEVSTFRALVDAVASETLPEGRRLKRSELDSKTHAIDASGRVLRDNVWGTQAEDAERRDFTINAMYYDPSAQTVHDYHHGMEDMRARTLRMIGDPVTRYREDPVRMLRVVRFAAKTGFGIDEATRQPIAGLASLIHNVPSARLFDEMLKLLMSGHAWASLQELRKAGLHKGLLPLLDVALEQPLGQRFVQLALDNTDRRVQAGKPVSPGFLFAALLWHHVLQRWTALRESGEHPIAALNTAMDDVLERQTGQLAIQRRFVTDMRDIWGMQPRFEKRVGRMPFRLLESPRFRAGFDFLHLRCQSGELPEEMAGWWQSFQDADSDGREALIDSARSARGPAAEGEGEGGARKKRRRRGPRKSDKVSSRSDSEAGEPRSQPEESE, from the coding sequence GTGATCAAGAAGCTCATCACCCGGCTGCTCGGCAAGCCGGCGCCGAAGCAGCGCCGGCAAGGCCGCGCCCACGCACCGCGCGTCATCGCGGTCGAAGAGCACGGCATCGATCCGGCGCTGATCTCGCGCAACGCGGTCAAGGTCACTTCGACGCTGCAGCAGGCCGGCTACCAGGCCTTCATCGTCGGCGGCGCCGTGCGCGACCTGCTGCTCGGCATCAAGCCCAAGGACTTCGACGTCGCCACCAACGCCACGCCCGAGCAGGTGCAGGCGCTGTTCCGCCGCTCGCGCATCATCGGCCGGCGCTTCCAGATCGTGCACGTCACCTTCTACGGCGGGCGCGAGCAGGAAATCATCGAAGTCTCCACCTTCCGTGCCCTGGTCGACGCGGTCGCCAGCGAGACGCTGCCCGAGGGCCGCCGCCTGAAGCGCTCCGAGCTCGACAGCAAGACCCACGCCATCGACGCATCCGGCCGCGTGCTGCGCGACAACGTGTGGGGCACGCAGGCAGAAGACGCCGAGCGGCGCGACTTCACCATCAACGCGATGTACTACGACCCGTCGGCGCAGACGGTGCACGACTACCATCACGGCATGGAAGACATGCGCGCGCGCACGCTGCGCATGATCGGCGACCCCGTCACGCGCTACCGCGAGGATCCGGTACGCATGCTGCGCGTGGTGCGCTTCGCGGCCAAGACCGGCTTCGGCATCGACGAAGCCACGCGCCAGCCCATCGCCGGCCTGGCCTCGCTGATCCACAACGTGCCCAGCGCGCGCCTGTTCGACGAGATGCTCAAGCTGCTGATGTCCGGCCACGCCTGGGCTTCGCTGCAGGAACTGCGCAAGGCAGGGCTGCACAAGGGCCTGCTGCCGCTGCTCGACGTCGCGCTGGAACAGCCGCTGGGCCAGCGCTTCGTGCAGCTCGCGCTGGACAACACCGACCGCCGCGTGCAGGCCGGCAAGCCGGTCTCGCCCGGCTTCCTGTTCGCCGCGCTGTTGTGGCACCACGTGCTGCAGCGCTGGACCGCGCTGCGCGAGTCCGGCGAGCATCCGATCGCCGCGCTCAACACGGCCATGGACGACGTGCTCGAGCGCCAGACCGGCCAGCTGGCCATCCAGCGCCGCTTCGTCACCGACATGCGCGATATCTGGGGCATGCAGCCGCGCTTCGAGAAGCGCGTCGGACGCATGCCGTTCCGCCTGCTGGAATCGCCGCGCTTCCGTGCCGGTTTCGACTTCCTGCACCTGCGCTGCCAGTCGGGCGAGCTGCCCGAGGAAATGGCCGGCTGGTGGCAGTCCTTCCAGGATGCGGACTCCGACGGCCGCGAAGCCCTGATCGACTCGGCGCGCAGCGCCCGCGGCCCGGCCGCCGAGGGCGAAGGCGAGGGCGGCGCGCGCAAGAAGCGTCGCCGGCGCGGTCCGCGGAAATCGGATAAAGTGTCCTCCCGAAGCGACTCGGAAGCGGGCGAGCCCCGCAGCCAGCCGGAGGAATCGGAATGA
- a CDS encoding HAD family hydrolase, with protein MNLALFDLDHTLLPTDSDHEWGRFLVRLGVVDEDTYRRKNDEFYGQYKAGTLDIQAFLRFALAPLAANPRARLEEWRSRFMHEVIEPVITPQARALVYKHLEAGDLCAVVTATNSFVTAPIAAAFGIPHLIATEPATADGRPDGQFTGEVAGVPSFREGKITRVENWLEALGHNWGNFDATTFYSDSANDLPLLEKVSEPVAANPDDRLRHHAAAAGWRIMDLF; from the coding sequence ATGAATCTGGCACTGTTTGACCTCGACCACACCCTGCTTCCGACCGACAGCGACCACGAATGGGGCCGCTTCCTGGTGCGCCTCGGCGTCGTCGACGAGGATACCTATCGCCGCAAGAACGACGAGTTCTATGGGCAGTACAAGGCGGGCACCCTGGATATCCAGGCCTTCCTGCGCTTCGCGCTGGCGCCGCTGGCGGCCAATCCGCGCGCGCGGCTGGAGGAGTGGCGCAGCCGCTTCATGCACGAGGTGATCGAGCCGGTCATCACGCCGCAGGCGCGTGCGCTGGTCTACAAGCACCTGGAAGCCGGCGACCTGTGCGCCGTGGTCACCGCCACCAACAGTTTCGTCACCGCCCCCATCGCGGCCGCCTTCGGCATCCCGCACCTGATCGCCACCGAGCCGGCCACCGCCGACGGCCGTCCGGACGGGCAGTTCACCGGCGAAGTGGCCGGCGTGCCGAGCTTCCGCGAGGGCAAGATCACCCGCGTCGAAAACTGGCTCGAGGCGCTGGGCCACAACTGGGGGAATTTCGACGCCACCACTTTCTACAGCGACTCGGCCAACGACCTGCCGTTGCTGGAGAAGGTCAGCGAACCGGTCGCCGCCAACCCGGACGATCGCCTGCGCCACCACGCCGCCGCAGCTGGCTGGCGCATCATGGACCTGTTCTGA
- the folK gene encoding 2-amino-4-hydroxy-6-hydroxymethyldihydropteridine diphosphokinase, giving the protein MTLAFIGIGANLGDARQALKDAVVCLAQQVGITVLARSSFYRTAPIDAQGEDYYNAVVKVETSFTAGQLLRICHHIEDQFGRERPFHNAPRTLDLDLLLFGDEQHDDEHLTVPHPRVTERAFTLVPLLEIDPGLVIPGRGRAADHLPAVAGQRIEKMTPCKCKRQQQAGA; this is encoded by the coding sequence ATGACACTTGCCTTTATCGGCATCGGCGCCAACCTGGGCGATGCCCGCCAGGCGCTGAAGGATGCCGTCGTGTGCCTGGCGCAGCAGGTCGGCATCACGGTGCTGGCGAGATCGTCTTTTTACCGCACCGCGCCGATCGACGCGCAGGGCGAGGACTACTACAACGCCGTGGTCAAGGTGGAAACCTCGTTCACGGCGGGGCAGCTGCTGCGCATCTGCCACCACATCGAGGACCAGTTCGGCCGCGAGCGCCCTTTCCACAATGCGCCGCGCACGCTCGACCTCGACCTGCTGCTGTTCGGCGACGAACAGCACGACGACGAGCACCTGACGGTGCCGCACCCGCGCGTGACCGAGCGCGCCTTCACGCTGGTGCCGCTGCTGGAGATCGACCCCGGGCTGGTGATCCCGGGGCGCGGCCGGGCTGCCGACCACCTGCCCGCGGTGGCTGGTCAGCGCATCGAGAAAATGACACCCTGCAAGTGCAAGCGCCAGCAACAGGCCGGCGCCTGA
- a CDS encoding deoxynucleoside kinase, protein MLDHLRRIIVEGPVGSGKTALARRLAQTLRSGELLDGVRDNPFLERFLRDRARHALPLQLACLTQRAAQAQRWQEALLAGQRMVTNCLHERDRLYAELNLPADELALYDAIAARVALPAQRADLVIVLHAPPALLHERIARRGAPGETGLDLPYLERLCGAYGELCHRYDEAPVLIVDTAHFNPVDNDGDFRTLLTRVETMRGRKAFLNLAAP, encoded by the coding sequence ATGCTCGACCATCTGCGCCGCATCATCGTCGAAGGCCCCGTCGGCTCCGGCAAGACCGCGCTCGCGCGGCGGCTGGCACAGACCCTGCGCAGCGGCGAACTGCTCGACGGCGTGCGCGACAACCCCTTCCTCGAACGTTTCCTGCGCGACCGCGCGCGCCATGCGCTGCCGCTGCAGCTGGCCTGCCTGACGCAGCGCGCGGCGCAGGCGCAGCGCTGGCAGGAAGCGCTGCTGGCAGGCCAGCGCATGGTGACGAACTGCCTGCACGAGCGCGACCGCCTCTACGCCGAGCTGAACCTGCCCGCCGACGAACTGGCCCTTTATGACGCCATCGCCGCGCGCGTCGCCCTGCCTGCCCAGCGCGCCGACCTCGTCATCGTGCTGCACGCGCCCCCGGCGCTGCTGCATGAGCGCATTGCGCGACGCGGCGCTCCCGGCGAAACCGGTCTCGACCTGCCCTACCTGGAGCGCCTGTGCGGCGCCTACGGCGAGCTGTGCCATCGCTACGACGAGGCACCGGTCCTGATCGTCGACACCGCGCATTTCAATCCGGTGGACAATGACGGCGATTTCCGTACACTACTGACGCGCGTCGAAACGATGCGCGGCCGCAAGGCCTTTCTCAATCTCGCTGCGCCCTGA